One Rosettibacter firmus genomic window carries:
- the hisIE gene encoding bifunctional phosphoribosyl-AMP cyclohydrolase/phosphoribosyl-ATP diphosphatase HisIE: MIDTTKIDFSKNSGLVPAIVIDEFTDQVLMLGYMNQEALSKTIDTKLVTFFSRSRKTLWTKGETSKNYLHLVDIKTDCDNDTLLIIARPDGPTCHLGNYSCFGNEKSNTKFFDYLFELIKDRKEKLPEGSYTTELFKSGLNRIIQKVGEEAIETIIAAKNNNKEEIINEVSDLLYHLMVMLVEENIELQDILNNLIERHSKKTNK; this comes from the coding sequence ATGATAGATACCACAAAAATAGACTTTTCAAAAAATTCTGGTCTTGTACCAGCAATTGTTATTGATGAATTTACAGATCAGGTGTTAATGCTTGGTTATATGAACCAGGAAGCTCTATCTAAAACAATTGATACTAAATTAGTTACATTCTTTAGCAGATCAAGAAAAACTTTATGGACAAAAGGAGAAACTTCAAAAAATTATTTGCATTTAGTTGATATAAAAACAGATTGTGATAACGATACTCTTTTAATTATTGCCAGACCTGATGGTCCAACCTGTCATCTCGGTAATTATTCTTGTTTTGGTAACGAAAAATCTAATACAAAATTTTTTGATTACTTATTTGAATTAATTAAAGATAGAAAAGAGAAATTACCAGAAGGTTCTTACACAACTGAATTATTTAAAAGTGGTCTTAATAGAATCATCCAAAAAGTAGGTGAAGAAGCAATTGAAACTATAATTGCAGCAAAGAATAACAATAAAGAAGAAATTATTAATGAAGTATCGGATTTACTTTATCATCTTATGGTTATGCTGGTAGAAGAAAATATCGAGTTGCAGGATATTCTTAATAATTTAATTGAAAGACATTCCAAAAAAACCAATAAATAA
- a CDS encoding aldose epimerase family protein, which translates to MIEKKLFGVLPSGEEVYMYTLKNKNGMEVKIINYGATIVSLTAPDKNGKYEDVVMGYDKLEDYINGSSYFGCIVGRYGNRINKGKFQLDGKEYQLTINDGENHLHGGTIGFNKVLWTAEPIYSDTLQAIKLTYLSKDGEQGYPGNLNIEVTYSLTDDNELIIDYSATTDKPTIVNPTHHSYFNLSGSFENTILDHELFIDADYITPVNNQLIPTGELMKVDGTPFDFKTFHKIGERINEQHEQLIFGKGYDHNWVLNNYNGKVRKVAELYEPTSGRLMEVLTDQPGMQFYSGNFLNETIKGKKGTVYNYRTGLCLETQFYPDSPNHKNFPSAVLKPGEKYTQRTIYHFKVK; encoded by the coding sequence ATGATTGAGAAAAAACTATTTGGAGTTCTTCCATCAGGTGAAGAAGTTTATATGTATACCTTAAAGAACAAAAATGGAATGGAAGTTAAAATTATTAACTATGGAGCAACAATTGTATCACTTACCGCTCCAGATAAAAATGGTAAATACGAAGATGTTGTAATGGGCTATGATAAATTAGAAGATTATATTAATGGCAGCTCATATTTTGGATGTATAGTTGGGCGTTATGGTAATAGAATTAATAAAGGTAAATTCCAGCTTGATGGCAAAGAATATCAATTAACAATTAATGATGGTGAAAATCATCTTCATGGTGGAACAATTGGTTTTAATAAAGTTTTATGGACTGCGGAACCAATTTATTCTGATACGTTGCAAGCAATCAAATTAACTTATCTAAGTAAAGATGGAGAGCAGGGTTATCCTGGCAATTTAAATATTGAAGTAACTTATTCTTTAACTGATGACAATGAACTTATAATTGATTATTCAGCAACAACAGATAAACCTACTATAGTTAATCCAACACATCATTCATATTTCAATCTAAGTGGTTCATTTGAAAATACAATTTTAGATCATGAATTATTTATTGATGCAGATTATATCACTCCAGTGAATAATCAACTTATTCCAACAGGTGAATTAATGAAAGTTGATGGAACTCCATTCGATTTTAAAACCTTCCATAAAATTGGAGAAAGGATAAACGAACAACATGAACAATTAATTTTTGGTAAAGGATATGATCATAACTGGGTATTAAATAATTATAATGGCAAAGTGAGAAAAGTTGCAGAATTATATGAGCCAACAAGTGGCAGATTAATGGAAGTATTAACAGATCAACCAGGAATGCAATTTTATTCTGGCAATTTCCTTAATGAAACAATTAAAGGAAAGAAGGGAACAGTTTATAATTACAGAACAGGACTGTGTCTCGAAACTCAATTTTATCCCGATTCTCCAAACCATAAGAATTTTCCATCGGCAGTATTAAAGCCTGGAGAAAAATATACTCAAAGAACCATATATCATTTTAAAGTAAAATAA
- a CDS encoding sodium:solute symporter: protein MGVLSTLDWLAIAFYFAIILGLAWWVIKRQKKTSDGYFLAGRSLGWFIVGASIFASNIGSEHLVGLAGSGATDGVAMAHYELHAWCLLVLGWVMVPFYLRSKVFTMPEFLEKRFSQKARIVLSGISLVAYILTKIAVGVFAGGVVFSVLLPDINFLGMDSFWIGSILVIVITGIYTILGGMSAVAYTEALQTIILIIGSALVTFFGLQAVGGWSELKAIVGPEMFNLWKPLVPHGVEGTWEPVKEAGRMAWYFNDNYPWLGMLFCAPIIGLWYWTTDQYIVQRVLAAPNETQARRGTIAAAFFKLLPVFIFIIPGIICYALAVSGKVPVIQNTLLDANGNIIRDNAQQAFPLMVANVLPIGVRGIVVAGLLAALMSSLAGAFNASSTLFTMDFYSRLHPNVSQERLVWVGRIATTVMVIIGLLWLPVIRGGKGLYDYLQGIQAYLAPPIFVVFFAGVFHKRLNAKGCLAALYTGFILGIFRLAVDTPVKLIKGFHYPEGSFLWIVNNIFFQYYSLLIFIISLIVMVVVSYATEEPSYENLYGLTYGTVTEEHRKESRASWNKWDVIASIIVLLCILGAYLYFTG, encoded by the coding sequence ATGGGAGTACTCAGTACACTTGATTGGCTTGCTATTGCCTTCTATTTTGCAATTATTCTTGGACTGGCATGGTGGGTTATAAAAAGACAAAAGAAAACTTCTGATGGATATTTTTTAGCAGGGAGAAGTTTGGGATGGTTTATAGTTGGTGCATCAATATTTGCTTCAAATATAGGTTCTGAGCATCTGGTTGGACTTGCAGGGTCTGGTGCAACTGATGGCGTTGCAATGGCACATTATGAATTACATGCATGGTGTCTTCTTGTTTTGGGTTGGGTTATGGTTCCTTTTTATTTACGATCTAAAGTTTTTACTATGCCAGAATTTCTTGAAAAAAGATTTTCACAAAAAGCAAGAATTGTTTTGTCTGGTATTTCATTAGTTGCATATATATTAACTAAAATTGCTGTTGGTGTTTTTGCTGGTGGCGTTGTGTTTTCTGTTCTTTTGCCTGATATAAATTTTCTTGGAATGGATAGCTTCTGGATTGGTTCCATACTTGTTATTGTTATTACTGGAATTTACACTATACTCGGTGGTATGAGTGCAGTTGCTTATACAGAAGCACTTCAAACAATAATTTTGATAATTGGTTCTGCACTTGTTACATTTTTTGGCCTTCAAGCTGTTGGAGGATGGAGCGAACTTAAAGCAATTGTAGGTCCTGAAATGTTCAACCTATGGAAACCACTTGTACCACATGGAGTTGAAGGGACATGGGAACCTGTTAAAGAAGCAGGTAGAATGGCATGGTATTTTAATGATAATTATCCATGGCTTGGAATGCTTTTCTGTGCACCTATTATTGGTTTGTGGTACTGGACAACAGATCAATATATCGTTCAGAGAGTTTTAGCTGCTCCTAACGAAACTCAAGCCCGTCGTGGTACTATAGCTGCTGCTTTTTTTAAATTACTCCCTGTTTTTATATTTATTATACCTGGTATAATTTGCTATGCTCTTGCAGTAAGCGGAAAAGTTCCAGTTATTCAAAATACTTTACTTGATGCAAATGGAAATATAATTCGTGATAATGCACAACAAGCTTTCCCATTAATGGTTGCTAATGTTTTACCAATTGGCGTTAGAGGTATTGTTGTTGCAGGTTTACTGGCTGCTTTAATGAGCTCTCTCGCAGGTGCATTTAATGCAAGTTCAACTTTATTTACTATGGATTTCTATTCTCGACTTCATCCAAATGTATCTCAAGAAAGATTGGTGTGGGTTGGTAGAATTGCTACTACTGTTATGGTTATTATTGGTTTATTATGGTTGCCTGTAATTCGTGGTGGTAAAGGCTTATATGATTATTTACAAGGTATTCAAGCTTATTTAGCACCTCCAATTTTTGTTGTTTTCTTTGCAGGTGTTTTTCATAAAAGATTGAATGCAAAAGGATGCCTTGCTGCTCTTTATACTGGTTTTATTCTTGGAATTTTTAGATTGGCAGTTGATACACCTGTAAAATTAATTAAAGGTTTCCACTATCCCGAAGGTTCATTTTTATGGATTGTAAACAATATTTTCTTCCAGTATTATAGTTTACTGATATTCATTATTAGTCTTATTGTAATGGTAGTGGTAAGTTATGCTACTGAAGAACCATCATATGAAAATCTATATGGATTGACATACGGAACTGTAACAGAGGAACATCGAAAAGAATCAAGAGCAAGCTGGAATAAATGGGATGTTATTGCATCGATAATTGTATTGCTCTGTATTCTTGGTGCTTACTTGTACTTTACAGGCTGA
- a CDS encoding ribulokinase, translated as MNKYVIGLDFGTNSCRSVIVGVSDGRELASSVFPYPSGTDGVILDPENPNLARQNPNDYLLGIEYTIKNVLLKAKDVEPDFRNEDVIGIGIDTTGSSPMPVDENGIPMCFKEKYKDNPNAYVWLWKDHTSYLEAEQITELASKIRPQYLSKIGGKYSSEWFWSKILHCKNVDPELYNETYSWVEICDWIPAVLIGKTKPEEIKRSICAAGHKAIYNLQWGGLPDREFLEKLSNGLGSLLERLYDKAYTSENLAGYLSKEWAEKLGLTENVAVAVGAFDAHMGAVGAGITEETMVKIIGTSTCDIMVWQNNKPLNDIVGVCGIVDGSVMNGYYGIEAGQSAVGDILLWFVNYLTPEKYGSTTEEKFLNLEKAASELIPGESGLLALDWNNGNRTILVDVRLSGLLIGQTLHTTPHEIYRALIEATAFGALKIIDRIEEYGVKIKDVVNCGGLAVKNSLMMQIYADVIGRPMKISRSEQTPALGAAIFASVAAGKKNGGYDSVKEAQSAMTGINKIYYPNHEYHETYKKLYALYSQLHDSFGTKEWHGSLYNVMKDLLNIRDEIRTKKS; from the coding sequence ATGAATAAATATGTTATTGGACTGGATTTTGGAACTAATTCCTGCCGCTCTGTTATTGTTGGTGTTTCTGATGGCAGAGAACTGGCAAGTTCTGTGTTCCCATATCCATCAGGTACTGATGGAGTAATTTTAGATCCAGAAAATCCAAATCTTGCAAGACAAAATCCAAATGATTATTTACTTGGAATTGAGTATACTATTAAAAATGTGTTATTAAAAGCTAAAGATGTTGAACCAGATTTTCGTAATGAAGATGTAATTGGAATAGGTATAGATACTACAGGTAGTAGTCCAATGCCAGTTGATGAAAATGGTATTCCAATGTGTTTTAAAGAAAAATATAAAGATAATCCTAATGCTTATGTATGGTTATGGAAAGATCATACAAGTTATCTCGAAGCTGAACAAATTACGGAACTGGCTTCTAAAATTCGTCCACAATATTTATCTAAGATTGGTGGTAAATATTCTTCTGAATGGTTCTGGAGTAAAATACTTCATTGCAAAAATGTAGATCCTGAACTTTATAACGAAACTTATAGCTGGGTAGAAATTTGCGATTGGATACCAGCAGTGTTAATTGGTAAAACAAAACCAGAAGAGATTAAAAGAAGTATTTGTGCAGCGGGGCACAAAGCAATTTATAATTTACAGTGGGGAGGTTTACCAGATAGAGAATTTTTAGAAAAGCTCTCAAATGGCCTGGGTAGCTTACTTGAACGATTGTATGACAAAGCTTATACATCAGAAAATTTAGCAGGTTATCTGTCGAAAGAATGGGCTGAGAAACTTGGATTGACAGAAAATGTTGCTGTGGCTGTCGGTGCCTTCGATGCTCATATGGGGGCTGTTGGTGCTGGAATAACAGAAGAAACAATGGTCAAGATTATTGGGACAAGCACTTGTGATATAATGGTGTGGCAAAATAATAAACCTCTTAATGATATCGTTGGTGTATGTGGAATTGTTGATGGCTCGGTTATGAATGGTTATTATGGTATTGAAGCTGGACAATCAGCAGTTGGAGATATATTACTATGGTTTGTTAATTATCTTACTCCAGAAAAATATGGTTCTACTACAGAAGAAAAATTCTTAAACCTCGAAAAAGCTGCTTCTGAATTAATTCCAGGTGAATCTGGCTTACTTGCACTTGACTGGAATAATGGAAATAGAACTATTCTTGTAGATGTTCGACTATCAGGTTTATTAATTGGTCAAACTTTACATACAACACCTCATGAAATTTATAGAGCATTAATTGAAGCTACTGCCTTCGGAGCTTTGAAAATTATCGATCGAATTGAAGAGTATGGTGTTAAAATTAAAGATGTTGTTAATTGTGGTGGTCTTGCAGTTAAAAATTCACTTATGATGCAAATCTATGCCGATGTTATTGGACGACCTATGAAAATCTCTCGTAGTGAACAAACACCTGCATTAGGAGCTGCAATCTTTGCATCGGTTGCAGCAGGCAAGAAAAACGGTGGCTACGATTCTGTTAAAGAAGCTCAATCTGCTATGACAGGTATAAACAAAATTTATTATCCCAATCATGAATATCATGAAACTTATAAAAAATTATATGCACTATATTCTCAACTTCATGATTCATTTGGAACAAAAGAATGGCATGGTTCACTTTATAATGTTATGAAAGATTTATTAAATATTCGTGATGAAATAAGAACAAAAAAATCGTAA
- a CDS encoding L-ribulose-5-phosphate 4-epimerase has product MLEQLKQQVLEANLELFKSGLIIQSFGNVSGIDRSNGLIVIKPSGVDYNKLKIDDMVVVDLQGNIVEGDKRPSSDTPTHIELYKAFSGIGGITHTHSLYATMFAQACRQIQCFGTTHADTFNGPVPITRYLRREEVEVDYEKNTGKVIIERFKTLNPLEMPAVLVAGHAPFTWGKDPIESVKNAQTLEYVAQLAFGTLIINPQLKILPKYIIKKHFQRKHGPDAYYGQQNFNK; this is encoded by the coding sequence ATGTTAGAACAATTAAAACAACAGGTACTCGAAGCAAATTTAGAATTATTTAAGTCTGGATTAATAATCCAGTCATTTGGTAATGTTAGTGGAATAGACCGTTCAAATGGTCTTATTGTTATTAAACCAAGTGGTGTTGATTATAATAAATTGAAAATTGATGATATGGTTGTTGTTGATCTTCAAGGTAATATTGTTGAAGGTGACAAACGTCCTTCATCAGATACTCCAACTCATATTGAATTGTATAAAGCTTTTTCTGGTATAGGTGGAATTACTCATACTCATAGTTTATATGCTACAATGTTTGCACAGGCATGCAGACAAATTCAATGCTTTGGAACAACTCATGCAGATACTTTTAATGGTCCAGTTCCTATTACTCGCTATTTGCGTAGAGAAGAAGTAGAAGTGGATTATGAAAAAAATACTGGCAAAGTTATTATTGAGAGATTTAAAACCTTGAATCCTTTAGAAATGCCTGCAGTTCTTGTAGCAGGTCATGCACCATTTACCTGGGGAAAAGATCCTATTGAATCAGTTAAAAATGCACAGACTCTTGAATATGTTGCTCAACTTGCTTTTGGTACACTTATTATAAATCCACAGTTAAAAATTCTTCCCAAGTATATAATTAAAAAACATTTTCAAAGAAAACATGGTCCAGATGCATATTATGGACAACAAAATTTTAATAAATAG
- the araA gene encoding L-arabinose isomerase, with protein MIDIKNYEAWFVTGSQHLYGEQTLKQVAADSQLIVEGLNNSNKLPVKIIFKPVLTTPDAIYNLCLEANSNKNCVGLIFWMHTFSPAKMWINGLNILKKPFVHLHTQFNRDIPWDTIDMDFMNLNQSAHGDREFGFICTRMKKQRKVVVGHWQDDKVQTRLNIWLRAAIAWQDAQGAKIVRFGDNMRDVAVTEGDKVEAQMKFGYSVNGYGLGDLVNYVNNVTDNEIDKLLKEYSDKYEIAQNALKDGDKYSNLRDAAKIEIGLRNFLYDGNYKAFTTTFENLHGLKQLPGLAVQRLMAEGFGFGAEGDWKTAALVRAVKVMSTGLSGGTSFMEDYTYHLEPGNMMVLGAHMLEICESLADEKPKLEIHPLSIGGKDDPPRLVFNVKEGEALNASLIDMGNRFRMIVNEVKVINPPKQLPKLPVARALWIPKPDLEVSATTWILAGGAHHTAFTKAITSEYLEDFSEIAGIEFLLINDSTKISEFKKELRWNEFYYSQL; from the coding sequence ATGATTGATATAAAAAATTACGAAGCATGGTTTGTTACAGGGAGTCAGCATTTATATGGAGAACAAACATTAAAACAGGTTGCTGCTGATTCTCAATTAATTGTTGAAGGTCTGAATAATTCAAATAAACTTCCTGTTAAAATTATCTTTAAACCAGTTCTTACAACTCCAGATGCTATTTATAATTTATGTCTTGAAGCTAATTCAAATAAAAATTGTGTTGGCTTAATTTTCTGGATGCATACATTTTCTCCTGCTAAAATGTGGATCAATGGCTTAAATATTCTTAAAAAACCATTTGTTCATCTCCATACTCAATTTAATAGAGATATTCCATGGGATACTATTGATATGGATTTTATGAATCTTAATCAATCAGCACATGGAGATAGAGAATTTGGTTTTATATGCACAAGAATGAAAAAACAAAGGAAGGTGGTTGTTGGACACTGGCAGGATGATAAAGTTCAAACCAGATTAAATATATGGTTGCGAGCTGCTATTGCATGGCAGGATGCTCAAGGTGCTAAAATAGTTCGATTCGGTGATAATATGAGAGATGTAGCTGTAACAGAAGGAGATAAAGTCGAAGCACAGATGAAATTTGGTTATTCAGTTAATGGATATGGACTTGGAGATCTTGTAAATTATGTTAATAATGTTACTGATAATGAGATTGATAAACTTTTGAAAGAATATTCAGATAAGTATGAAATTGCTCAAAATGCATTGAAAGATGGAGATAAATATTCGAACTTGAGAGATGCAGCAAAAATTGAAATTGGTCTTAGAAATTTTTTGTATGATGGCAATTATAAAGCTTTCACAACTACATTTGAAAATTTACATGGTCTAAAACAATTACCAGGCTTGGCAGTTCAAAGACTTATGGCAGAAGGATTTGGCTTTGGTGCAGAAGGTGATTGGAAAACTGCTGCTCTTGTTAGAGCTGTAAAAGTTATGTCCACAGGTTTAAGTGGTGGAACTTCTTTTATGGAAGATTACACTTATCACTTAGAACCAGGTAATATGATGGTTTTAGGGGCACATATGCTTGAGATTTGTGAATCGCTAGCAGATGAAAAACCTAAACTGGAAATTCATCCATTAAGCATAGGTGGAAAAGATGACCCACCAAGATTAGTATTTAATGTAAAAGAAGGTGAAGCATTGAATGCATCTCTTATTGATATGGGAAATAGATTTAGAATGATTGTCAACGAAGTAAAAGTTATAAATCCTCCAAAACAACTACCTAAATTACCTGTTGCTCGAGCTTTGTGGATTCCTAAACCAGATCTCGAAGTTTCTGCAACTACATGGATCTTAGCAGGTGGAGCTCATCATACTGCTTTTACAAAAGCTATTACTTCTGAATATCTGGAAGACTTTTCTGAAATAGCTGGAATTGAATTCCTGTTGATTAACGATTCAACAAAAATTTCTGAATTTAAAAAAGAACTTCGCTGGAACGAATTCTATTATTCACAATTATGA
- a CDS encoding HAD family hydrolase, whose product MKQIEIHPDAKALIFDCDGTLVDSMPLHMKSWEYAMNIFNLEFDYDFFFSKKGMKETDIINILSEKLRIPLDTHEILKAKHRYFMENIYEVKPIDEVVKIVLEHKNKLPMAVVSGGMRKIVYEELNLIGIKNYFNVILTADDNIKPKPAPDLFLSASQLLNVKAQNCQVFEDGDSGIQAALKANMIVTDIRNYIN is encoded by the coding sequence ATGAAACAAATAGAAATTCATCCTGATGCAAAAGCATTAATATTTGATTGTGATGGAACTCTTGTTGATTCTATGCCACTTCATATGAAATCGTGGGAATATGCAATGAATATATTTAATCTGGAATTTGATTACGATTTTTTCTTTTCTAAGAAAGGTATGAAAGAAACCGACATCATAAATATACTGAGTGAAAAGTTAAGAATACCTCTTGATACTCACGAAATACTAAAAGCAAAACATAGATATTTTATGGAAAATATTTATGAAGTAAAACCAATAGACGAAGTTGTTAAAATAGTGTTAGAACATAAAAATAAATTACCGATGGCAGTTGTATCAGGTGGAATGAGAAAAATAGTTTATGAAGAATTAAATCTAATTGGTATAAAAAATTATTTTAATGTTATTTTAACAGCTGATGATAACATTAAGCCAAAACCAGCCCCAGATTTATTCCTTTCAGCCTCGCAATTATTAAATGTTAAAGCTCAGAATTGTCAGGTATTTGAAGATGGCGATTCTGGAATTCAGGCGGCATTAAAAGCTAATATGATTGTAACCGATATAAGAAATTATATAAACTAA
- a CDS encoding T9SS type A sorting domain-containing protein: protein MKKLLIIFIILFSITLFAQEAYWTENFDDAPTDVVRSSPGPLTPTPYTLTYSGEWIFLGVYLGGSSSYMCSTSAQNPRTLRMPKTTTVQSAGIEPPCYAITPKLNSGVGKVIFKEGRGDSKRIVAVYKSNDDGQTWELVGKTEQGTVKCEDNVFEVNDANTNRIKFANVSETGDVDIDEVTITKATGTDLNETVLIPSEFYLEQNYPNPFNPSTTISFSIPKSSFVNLSIYNSLGQKVSTLISKEMNAGYHSILLDASNLTSGVYFYKLTADNFVSVKKMILAK, encoded by the coding sequence ATGAAAAAACTTTTAATTATTTTTATAATTTTATTTTCTATAACTCTTTTTGCACAAGAAGCATATTGGACGGAAAATTTTGATGATGCACCTACTGATGTAGTACGAAGCTCTCCTGGACCATTAACTCCTACTCCATATACATTAACATATTCGGGAGAGTGGATTTTTCTTGGTGTATATTTAGGAGGGTCTTCTTCGTATATGTGTTCAACATCAGCTCAGAATCCACGAACGTTGAGAATGCCTAAAACTACTACTGTTCAAAGTGCTGGTATTGAACCACCTTGTTATGCGATTACACCAAAGCTGAATAGTGGTGTTGGGAAAGTTATATTCAAAGAAGGAAGAGGTGACTCTAAGAGAATCGTTGCAGTTTATAAATCTAATGATGATGGTCAAACATGGGAGTTAGTTGGGAAAACTGAGCAAGGTACTGTAAAATGTGAAGATAATGTTTTTGAAGTAAATGATGCCAATACAAATAGAATAAAATTTGCAAATGTTTCTGAAACAGGAGATGTTGATATCGATGAAGTTACAATAACAAAAGCAACAGGAACAGATTTAAATGAGACAGTTTTAATACCATCAGAATTTTATCTGGAACAAAATTATCCAAATCCATTTAATCCATCTACTACAATCTCATTTTCTATACCAAAATCAAGTTTTGTAAATTTATCGATTTATAACTCACTTGGTCAGAAAGTATCTACATTAATTTCTAAAGAAATGAATGCTGGCTATCATAGCATACTCCTTGATGCTTCAAATTTAACTTCTGGAGTTTACTTCTATAAACTTACTGCAGATAACTTTGTAAGTGTTAAAAAGATGATTCTTGCCAAATAA
- a CDS encoding right-handed parallel beta-helix repeat-containing protein codes for MSSFNKILKSTFIFVFICLININAQYYVALNGDDNNPGTISQPFKTITKAISVAQPGDTIYVRGGNYKLTSTISIGSSKSGTESKRYYLFAYPGERPVLDFSSMSVSSSNRGISLRANYWYVKGIDIKGAGDNGMEISGGSYNIIENCSFYENRDSGLQLSNGASNNKIINCDSYYNADPGEGNADGFAPKLTVGSNNYFYGCRAWQNSDDGWDGYLRGADNVTTILENCWTFLNGYRKDGTIGSGNGNGFKMGGGDNSNSLNLMHHFILKNCLAFNNKVKGFDQNNNAGSMTLLNCTGYGNKSANYRITRQINAGQQLIVKNCISLNGSVELGSFAIQEKNSWLSPFKISEADFISLDASPATAPRKPDGSLPDIDFLHLNSNSQFIDAGVDVGLQYYGNAPDLGAFEWQPLSNISESNQTIEKEFYLYQNFPNPFNPSTTITFYLSSSSNVKIDVYNILGEKVASLIDSFYDAGQYSITWNADESLQSGVYFIKMNSYNSSKIVKALFLK; via the coding sequence ATGAGTTCATTTAATAAAATCCTGAAATCTACTTTTATATTTGTATTCATTTGTTTAATTAATATTAATGCTCAATACTATGTAGCATTAAATGGTGATGATAATAATCCTGGAACTATATCCCAGCCATTTAAAACTATAACTAAAGCAATAAGTGTGGCTCAACCTGGAGATACTATTTATGTTAGGGGTGGTAATTATAAATTAACATCTACTATAAGTATTGGTTCTTCAAAATCTGGAACTGAATCAAAAAGATATTATCTGTTTGCTTATCCAGGAGAACGACCTGTTCTGGATTTTTCTTCTATGAGTGTTAGTAGTAGTAATAGAGGAATAAGTCTTAGAGCAAATTACTGGTATGTAAAAGGAATTGATATTAAAGGTGCTGGCGATAATGGAATGGAAATAAGTGGTGGTTCATATAATATTATAGAAAATTGTTCTTTTTATGAAAATCGAGACTCTGGTTTGCAACTGAGTAACGGAGCTTCGAATAATAAAATTATAAATTGCGATTCATATTACAATGCAGATCCTGGTGAAGGCAATGCAGATGGTTTTGCTCCTAAACTTACTGTTGGTTCAAACAATTATTTTTATGGATGTCGTGCCTGGCAAAATTCTGATGACGGCTGGGATGGTTATTTGAGAGGGGCTGATAATGTTACAACTATCTTAGAAAATTGCTGGACATTCCTTAATGGTTACAGAAAAGATGGTACTATAGGTTCAGGAAATGGTAATGGTTTTAAAATGGGCGGAGGCGATAATAGTAATAGTCTAAATCTTATGCATCATTTTATCTTAAAAAATTGTCTTGCTTTTAATAACAAAGTCAAAGGTTTTGATCAGAATAATAATGCAGGTTCGATGACTTTATTAAATTGCACTGGTTATGGTAATAAATCTGCTAACTATCGCATAACTCGACAAATTAATGCTGGTCAACAACTCATTGTGAAAAATTGTATATCATTAAATGGTTCTGTAGAACTTGGAAGTTTTGCTATTCAGGAAAAAAATAGCTGGCTTAGTCCATTTAAAATTTCTGAAGCAGATTTTATTAGTTTAGATGCATCACCTGCTACAGCACCACGTAAACCTGATGGTAGCTTACCTGACATTGATTTTTTGCATTTGAATTCTAATAGCCAATTTATAGATGCAGGAGTGGATGTAGGATTACAGTATTATGGAAATGCTCCTGACTTAGGTGCTTTTGAATGGCAACCACTTTCAAATATTTCTGAATCAAATCAAACTATTGAAAAAGAATTTTATCTTTATCAAAATTTTCCCAATCCATTTAATCCATCAACTACAATTACTTTTTATTTGTCATCATCTTCTAATGTAAAAATTGATGTTTATAATATCCTGGGAGAAAAAGTTGCTTCACTAATTGATTCATTTTATGATGCTGGTCAATATTCAATTACTTGGAATGCTGACGAAAGTTTACAAAGCGGTGTTTATTTTATTAAAATGAATTCTTATAACTCATCAAAAATAGTAAAGGCTTTATTTTTAAAATAA